From a single Micromonospora pallida genomic region:
- a CDS encoding SMI1/KNR4 family protein translates to MLDPTTVFDGSGPMEAPVTDAALRAVEAQLGHKLPTAYVDLARRHNGGSFARDAHPAPNRTSWAEDHVGVYALAAIGRTAPFSLCGEFGSAFWVAEWGYPDIGIYIADCPSAGHDMIALDYRSPGEPVVVHVDQEWNYQITVLAPDFETFVTGLVDGSDYDVDD, encoded by the coding sequence GTGCTCGATCCCACAACTGTCTTCGACGGTTCCGGCCCGATGGAGGCCCCGGTCACCGACGCGGCTCTGCGCGCGGTGGAGGCGCAGCTTGGACACAAGCTGCCTACCGCGTACGTCGACCTGGCCCGTCGGCACAACGGCGGCTCGTTTGCCCGTGACGCCCATCCGGCACCCAACCGAACCTCCTGGGCTGAGGACCACGTTGGCGTATACGCGCTGGCGGCGATCGGTCGAACTGCTCCGTTCAGCCTCTGCGGCGAGTTCGGCAGCGCATTCTGGGTAGCGGAATGGGGCTACCCCGACATCGGCATCTACATCGCCGACTGCCCGTCTGCGGGTCACGACATGATTGCCCTCGACTACCGCTCGCCTGGGGAGCCGGTCGTCGTACACGTCGACCAGGAATGGAACTATCAGATCACCGTCCTCGCCCCCGATTTCGAGACCTTCGTGACCGGCCTCGTCGACGGATCCGACTACGACGTTGACGACTGA
- a CDS encoding transglutaminase domain-containing protein — protein MRRWLLARAALASLLGLAPVVAFAGLFGRTVDEALADPGYLLPTAGAALVPALVGLLLAATTRVPPVTRLTVELLVLVGYVVLVSPSRVTDGPYRLLTSVPPVDPGGPELALVAVLAGLAGIGAVEPSLRGAAVPWALPVPLLAMTAGLLLTTPTDVPGWLAPAVAGTVLALLATAAADQRAPTTGPGRRAQQAGAGRQGRTVGLAGRLVALPGLVLVLAAGAAASLLGPNLVTAAGDRTPPDPRDLVAQPVRPRTGSSPLAQFPALRTGKLSLRLTVTGDEAANRLRYATLDRFDGTYWTSAATYWRAGQQLPAPTGPAELVTQEVRIDQRGPLEWLVSAGRPVEVSRSGLGVDRATGDVIFPDNQPAPDAYTVRSAVPRFEAADLPIDPPAVPPSGSVSGSPVPSGLVAKATSVTGTSAGYPALRRLADHFARTGDYRLDTSPRPPAGHGLYQIDQLLKTRNGTAEQYASAFAVLARALGYDARVVVGFRTRAGHGGSRVVTGRDVDAWAEVRFTRAGWVPFHPTPGQSGDRRPDEPEPPPSSEPEPTRTLSAPTPATSAGAAAPTGAGPDAGRPEPVPPWLTVTLLATLVLFVLLGGPPTVKWAVRARRRRLDDPGRRLLAAWRDTLERCAETGVAISRASTTGEALATLSGRAPAADVPARELVALVDAAAYGPTRVTTADADRAWALADTVRRQLATASSRRQRIVAALRLPARTLVVDAGR, from the coding sequence GTGAGGCGATGGCTGCTGGCCAGGGCGGCACTGGCCAGCCTGCTCGGACTGGCCCCGGTGGTCGCCTTCGCGGGGCTCTTCGGGCGGACCGTCGACGAGGCCCTGGCCGACCCCGGATACCTGCTGCCGACCGCCGGCGCCGCCCTGGTGCCGGCCCTGGTCGGGTTGCTGCTCGCCGCGACGACCCGGGTTCCGCCGGTCACCCGGCTCACCGTCGAACTGCTGGTACTCGTCGGATACGTCGTGCTGGTCAGCCCGTCCCGGGTCACCGACGGGCCGTACCGGTTGCTCACCTCCGTGCCGCCGGTCGACCCGGGCGGACCGGAGCTGGCCCTGGTGGCCGTACTCGCCGGGCTGGCCGGCATCGGCGCGGTGGAACCGTCGCTGCGCGGCGCCGCCGTGCCCTGGGCGCTGCCGGTGCCGCTGCTGGCCATGACCGCCGGCCTGCTCCTGACCACGCCGACCGACGTACCGGGCTGGCTGGCACCGGCGGTGGCCGGGACCGTCCTGGCGCTGCTCGCCACCGCCGCCGCCGACCAGCGTGCCCCGACCACCGGCCCCGGCCGGCGCGCCCAGCAGGCCGGTGCCGGCCGGCAGGGCCGGACCGTCGGGCTGGCCGGTCGGCTGGTCGCCCTGCCCGGACTGGTCCTGGTGTTGGCCGCCGGGGCGGCAGCCAGCCTGCTCGGGCCGAACCTGGTCACCGCGGCCGGCGACCGGACCCCACCCGATCCCCGGGACCTGGTCGCACAGCCGGTACGCCCGCGTACGGGCAGCAGCCCGCTGGCCCAGTTCCCGGCGCTGCGGACCGGAAAACTCAGCCTGCGGCTCACCGTCACCGGCGACGAAGCGGCCAACCGGTTGCGGTACGCCACACTGGACCGGTTCGACGGCACCTACTGGACCAGCGCGGCCACCTACTGGCGGGCCGGACAGCAGCTACCCGCTCCGACCGGCCCGGCGGAACTGGTCACCCAGGAGGTCCGGATCGACCAGCGGGGCCCGCTCGAGTGGCTGGTCAGTGCCGGTCGGCCGGTCGAGGTGTCGCGCAGCGGGCTCGGAGTGGACCGGGCCACCGGGGACGTGATCTTCCCGGACAACCAACCGGCGCCGGACGCGTACACGGTGCGCAGCGCCGTACCCCGCTTCGAGGCGGCGGACCTGCCGATCGACCCACCGGCCGTGCCCCCGTCGGGATCGGTGTCGGGCAGTCCGGTGCCGTCCGGGCTGGTCGCCAAGGCCACCTCGGTCACCGGGACCAGCGCGGGCTACCCCGCCCTGCGCCGGCTCGCCGACCACTTCGCCCGTACCGGCGACTACCGGCTGGACACCTCGCCGCGACCACCGGCCGGGCACGGGCTCTACCAGATCGACCAGTTGCTGAAGACCCGCAACGGCACGGCCGAGCAGTACGCGTCGGCGTTCGCCGTACTGGCCCGGGCGCTGGGCTACGACGCCCGGGTGGTGGTCGGGTTCCGCACTCGGGCGGGCCACGGCGGCAGCCGCGTGGTCACCGGCCGGGACGTGGACGCCTGGGCGGAGGTCCGCTTCACCCGGGCCGGTTGGGTGCCGTTCCACCCCACCCCCGGCCAGTCCGGCGACCGCCGTCCGGACGAGCCCGAGCCGCCACCGAGCAGCGAGCCCGAACCGACCCGTACGCTCAGCGCACCGACCCCCGCCACCTCCGCCGGCGCGGCCGCTCCAACCGGTGCCGGCCCGGACGCCGGACGACCGGAGCCGGTCCCGCCCTGGCTGACCGTGACGCTGCTCGCCACGCTGGTGCTGTTCGTGCTGCTGGGTGGGCCACCGACGGTCAAGTGGGCGGTACGGGCCCGGCGACGCCGCCTCGACGACCCCGGTCGCCGGCTGCTCGCCGCCTGGCGGGACACCCTGGAACGCTGTGCCGAGACGGGAGTCGCCATCTCCCGGGCCAGTACGACCGGCGAGGCGCTGGCCACACTGTCCGGCCGGGCCCCGGCGGCCGACGTACCGGCGCGGGAACTGGTGGCGCTGGTCGACGCGGCGGCGTACGGTCCGACGCGGGTGACGACCGCCGACGCCGACCGGGCCTGGGCCCTGGCCGACACGGTACGACGGCAGCTCGCCACGGCGTCGTCCCGGCGGCAGCGGATCGTCGCCGCCCTACGGCTACCAGCGCGGACCTTGGTGGTCGACGCCGGGCGGTGA
- a CDS encoding DUF58 domain-containing protein, with protein sequence MRRLRRSTGLTGTGLAVALGSIVLLTAGTLGGYPTLGGLGAAGIAMVLAAALLVRLPAQVRVTRTVAPHRVTVGDQVTGWLNVVNAGRLPTGRFEAVDGLTALGTPADGGELRIAVPPLTPGGAIRLSYPVPTADRGVLRLGPVRLHRRDPLRLALRTQTLAAPEQIWVRPRVHPIRPLPIGPVLDFEGRLTDRVLRGSMAFAALREYRPGDDPRQIHWRSTARAGELIVQDRVDTTEPSAAVLLDTRATVFGAELFEEAVELTASVVVSTSRSGQSVSLAVLGEDGADLARLGARGPLDRLAAAGRTDDRDLTELLAMVARAPAGGGLVVVSGADPALAPALAGQTRRFGGIVLVQLVADGSAAHSPNGPRGVPAQAGPGNGPRGVPAGEPTTGTSVSVQGGLVVIRADRARSAATAYSGLAGGRR encoded by the coding sequence ATGCGCCGCCTGCGCCGGAGCACCGGGCTGACCGGCACCGGGCTGGCGGTGGCCCTGGGCTCGATCGTGCTGCTCACCGCCGGTACGCTCGGCGGCTACCCCACGCTGGGCGGGCTCGGCGCCGCCGGGATCGCGATGGTGCTCGCCGCCGCGCTCCTGGTCCGGCTGCCGGCCCAGGTCCGGGTGACCCGTACCGTCGCCCCGCACCGGGTGACCGTCGGTGACCAGGTCACCGGCTGGCTCAACGTGGTCAACGCCGGCCGCCTGCCCACCGGACGGTTCGAGGCGGTCGACGGGCTCACCGCCCTGGGCACCCCGGCCGATGGTGGTGAGCTGCGGATCGCGGTGCCACCACTGACGCCCGGCGGAGCGATCCGCCTCAGCTACCCGGTGCCGACCGCCGACCGGGGCGTGCTGCGACTCGGGCCGGTGAGGCTGCACCGCCGTGACCCGCTGCGGCTGGCCCTCCGTACCCAGACCCTGGCCGCGCCGGAACAGATCTGGGTACGGCCCCGGGTGCATCCGATCCGTCCACTGCCGATCGGCCCGGTCCTCGACTTCGAGGGGCGGCTCACCGACCGGGTGCTCCGGGGCTCGATGGCCTTCGCCGCACTGCGCGAGTACCGGCCGGGTGACGACCCCCGGCAGATCCACTGGCGCTCCACGGCGCGGGCGGGTGAACTCATCGTCCAGGACCGGGTGGACACCACCGAACCGAGCGCCGCGGTGCTGCTGGACACCCGGGCCACCGTGTTCGGCGCGGAGTTGTTCGAGGAGGCGGTGGAGCTGACCGCCTCGGTGGTGGTCTCCACCAGCCGTTCTGGTCAGTCGGTCAGCCTCGCCGTGCTCGGCGAGGACGGCGCGGACCTGGCCCGGCTCGGCGCTCGTGGTCCGCTGGACCGGCTGGCCGCCGCCGGCCGTACCGACGACCGCGATCTGACCGAGCTGCTGGCGATGGTCGCCCGCGCCCCGGCCGGTGGCGGGTTGGTGGTGGTCAGCGGGGCGGATCCGGCACTGGCGCCCGCGTTGGCCGGGCAGACGCGCCGGTTCGGCGGGATCGTGCTGGTGCAACTCGTCGCGGACGGCTCGGCTGCCCACTCCCCGAACGGTCCGCGCGGCGTCCCGGCGCAGGCCGGTCCCGGGAACGGTCCGCGTGGCGTCCCGGCTGGGGAACCGACCACCGGTACGTCGGTCAGCGTGCAGGGAGGACTGGTGGTGATCCGCGCCGACCGGGCCCGGAGCGCGGCGACCGCCTACAGCGGACTCGCGGGAGGACGCCGGTGA
- a CDS encoding AAA family ATPase produces the protein MNTSNSAAGHDPATYFAARYEAVRANVSRALSGKPEAVRLALTCFFAGGHLLVEDVPGVGKTTLAKAIAASLDASWHRIQFTPDLLPSDITGTNVYDQRTGTFEFRPGPAFAHLVLADEINRASPKTQSALLEVMEERQVTVDGRSYPVPAPFLVVATQNPVDLAGTYRLPEAQLDRFLLRISVGYPDVAAERDILVGRAREGGAPELSPVASVEQVRWMIEYVSRVHVADAVAEYVARIAEATRRDPRLRLGASPRGSLALVRAAQSWAAGQGRGYVVPDDVKAVAEPVLGHRLLLASTTEIEGGSADDVLRDVLGTVPVPLAARV, from the coding sequence GTGAACACCAGCAACTCCGCGGCCGGCCACGACCCCGCCACCTACTTCGCGGCCCGGTACGAGGCGGTCCGGGCCAACGTCAGCCGGGCGCTCTCCGGCAAGCCGGAAGCGGTACGCCTCGCCCTGACCTGCTTCTTCGCCGGTGGTCACCTGCTGGTGGAGGACGTCCCGGGGGTCGGCAAGACCACGCTGGCCAAGGCCATCGCCGCCTCGTTGGACGCGAGCTGGCACCGCATCCAGTTCACCCCGGACCTGCTGCCGTCGGACATCACCGGCACCAACGTGTACGACCAGCGCACCGGCACGTTCGAGTTCCGGCCCGGTCCCGCCTTCGCGCACCTGGTGCTCGCCGACGAGATCAACCGGGCGTCGCCGAAGACCCAGTCGGCGCTGCTGGAGGTGATGGAGGAACGGCAGGTCACCGTGGACGGCCGCAGCTATCCGGTGCCGGCACCCTTCCTGGTCGTCGCCACCCAGAACCCGGTCGACCTGGCCGGCACCTACCGGCTGCCGGAGGCGCAGCTCGACCGCTTCCTGCTGCGGATCTCCGTCGGCTACCCGGACGTGGCGGCCGAACGCGACATCCTGGTCGGCCGGGCCCGGGAGGGCGGGGCCCCGGAACTCTCCCCGGTGGCCAGCGTCGAGCAGGTGCGCTGGATGATCGAGTACGTCAGCCGGGTGCACGTGGCGGACGCGGTGGCCGAGTACGTCGCCCGCATCGCCGAGGCGACCCGCCGGGATCCGCGCCTGCGGCTCGGCGCCAGCCCCCGGGGCAGTCTGGCCCTCGTCCGGGCCGCCCAGTCCTGGGCTGCCGGGCAGGGCCGGGGTTATGTCGTACCCGACGACGTGAAGGCGGTCGCCGAGCCGGTACTCGGACACCGGCTGCTGCTCGCCTCCACCACCGAGATCGAGGGCGGTTCGGCCGACGACGTGCTGCGCGACGTGCTGGGAACCGTACCCGTACCGCTGGCGGCCCGGGTCTGA
- a CDS encoding serine/threonine-protein kinase: MTTPDVDPAGQPTLPPTMPPAAPPPQAVQTVALGSRYVMERPIGEGGHGRVWRGRRRADDAPVAIKIMREEYSADPAAVGRFLRERNVLRALRHPHLVPVHDLVVEGDTLAIVMDLVTGENLRVAASRGAFDQDRAVTVLAQVAAALAEVHVAGIVHRDVKPENVLITWRGGEPWSRLTDFGVAQVADGQTLTQRDHTVGTPAYLAPELALGRTATAAVDVYALGVLGYELLAGRRPFDAEHPLGLLRAHIEDEPVRPDGLAEPLWQVVQQCLAKRPEDRPDPTWLAERFAALGGQPDTLPDDAPPPLPPTSEAAGAEQPAWRFEPTPVGPASVRDAAGLRADSAGAIPASRTGTDGWTGADGPANPTGAASTNLASTGGASTGGARTGPASTGAALTGATSAGAALTGGASTGVGRSDGGVEVLATTGATVPVPEPTRPEPVKRRRWLVPAAGLAVLALVSAGVGVWLGRPDDTARPNTPTASPTAPTGPTAQLYPLPVTASSPRAGTVRLDFGDQSKLPGFDSYVIWRDDTKIDQVGAGDVPPYLIPGVDRRTRHCYRVWALVVTDRPPPAPAEPACLTADGKQSAKEPG; the protein is encoded by the coding sequence ATGACCACCCCGGACGTAGACCCGGCGGGGCAACCCACGTTGCCGCCGACCATGCCCCCCGCCGCGCCGCCCCCGCAGGCCGTGCAGACCGTCGCGCTCGGCAGCCGCTACGTGATGGAACGGCCAATCGGGGAGGGCGGCCACGGCCGGGTGTGGCGTGGCCGACGCCGGGCTGACGACGCGCCGGTGGCGATCAAGATCATGCGGGAGGAGTACTCGGCGGACCCCGCCGCGGTGGGCCGCTTCCTGCGCGAACGCAACGTGCTCCGGGCGCTGCGCCATCCGCATCTGGTGCCGGTCCACGACCTGGTCGTCGAGGGGGACACCCTGGCGATCGTGATGGACCTGGTCACCGGGGAGAACCTGCGGGTGGCCGCCAGCCGGGGCGCCTTCGACCAGGACCGGGCGGTCACCGTGCTCGCCCAGGTCGCCGCCGCGTTGGCCGAGGTGCACGTGGCCGGGATCGTGCACCGGGACGTCAAACCGGAGAACGTGCTGATCACCTGGCGGGGCGGTGAGCCGTGGTCCCGGCTCACCGACTTCGGCGTGGCGCAGGTCGCCGACGGGCAGACGCTGACCCAGCGCGACCACACCGTCGGTACACCCGCCTACCTCGCCCCCGAGCTGGCCCTGGGCCGTACCGCCACGGCGGCGGTCGACGTCTACGCCCTCGGCGTGCTCGGCTACGAACTGCTGGCCGGCCGTCGGCCGTTCGACGCCGAGCACCCGCTCGGGCTGCTGCGGGCGCACATCGAGGACGAGCCGGTCCGCCCGGACGGGTTGGCCGAGCCACTCTGGCAGGTGGTGCAGCAGTGCCTGGCCAAGCGTCCGGAGGACCGGCCCGACCCGACCTGGCTCGCCGAGCGGTTCGCCGCCCTGGGCGGCCAGCCCGACACGCTGCCGGACGACGCCCCGCCGCCGTTGCCGCCCACGTCGGAGGCCGCCGGGGCGGAGCAACCGGCGTGGCGTTTCGAGCCGACCCCGGTCGGCCCGGCATCGGTCCGGGACGCGGCAGGCCTGCGCGCCGACAGCGCCGGCGCCATCCCGGCCAGCCGCACCGGTACGGACGGCTGGACCGGCGCGGACGGCCCGGCCAACCCGACCGGCGCGGCCTCGACCAACCTGGCCTCGACCGGGGGAGCCTCGACCGGAGGGGCCCGCACCGGGCCAGCCTCGACCGGCGCGGCCCTGACCGGCGCGACCTCGGCCGGGGCAGCCCTGACCGGGGGAGCCTCGACCGGGGTGGGGCGGTCGGACGGCGGGGTGGAGGTGCTGGCCACCACCGGCGCGACCGTACCGGTTCCCGAGCCGACGCGACCCGAGCCGGTGAAGCGGCGCCGCTGGCTGGTCCCGGCCGCCGGGCTGGCCGTACTGGCCCTGGTCAGCGCGGGCGTGGGGGTGTGGCTGGGACGACCGGACGACACCGCCCGACCGAACACCCCGACCGCCAGCCCCACCGCCCCCACCGGGCCCACCGCCCAGCTCTACCCGCTGCCGGTCACCGCGAGCAGCCCGCGCGCCGGCACCGTACGGCTGGACTTCGGTGACCAGTCCAAGCTGCCGGGCTTCGACTCGTACGTGATCTGGCGGGACGACACCAAGATCGACCAGGTCGGTGCCGGAGACGTGCCGCCGTACCTGATTCCCGGTGTCGACCGCCGGACCCGGCACTGCTACCGGGTCTGGGCGCTGGTGGTCACCGACCGGCCACCACCGGCCCCGGCCGAACCGGCCTGCCTGACCGCCGACGGCAAGCAGTCGGCCAAGGAGCCGGGCTGA